A DNA window from Etheostoma spectabile isolate EspeVRDwgs_2016 chromosome 22, UIUC_Espe_1.0, whole genome shotgun sequence contains the following coding sequences:
- the nktr gene encoding NK-tumor recognition protein isoform X2, which translates to MGVKDRPQCYFDVELNREPVGRIVFQLFSDVCPKTSKNFLCLCTGEKGTGKITGKNLCYKGSTFHRVVKNFMVQGGDFTEGNGRGGESIYGGYFEDENFTLKHDRAFLLSMANRGKDTNGSQFFITTRTAPHLDGVHVVFGLVISGFEVIKKVEGLKTDSASRPYADVRVIDCGQLITKSANDVLEGKRKRTSDSSDSSLDSHDSSSQFSSSVGSENELDEKQKHHKHKGHAKSKQSKKKRRESKKEKNIDVLPSSHSPVEREMMQGDNEVEEEREQSGRREKPVVRPEEIPPVPENRFLLRRDMPSQEDKTEIVEKEETSLATDQKPSVSKSGRKIKGRGTMRYHTPTRSKSRSASVEERGSSETPPHWKEEMKRTKVYQPPSIERWSKGDKWEDRSDSAWSRSAEHSSDRSSERSSLHRQHKKEKKKAKHKKKAKKRKHGKKKSSKNKPQMPRLSVGKRSVSSERKSRRSRSLSRSSSNQHHSSTLRRRRSSLSFRDSRSYSRSYTSSQSRSRGRSRSYSRSRSLSRSRSRSLSRSRSQSYSRSRSRSRYRSRSLSPPRKKSPSRSQRKRKASKPNADAMMSEKLPESKVKPVHRLSSVPTPDSVPVIPMSDSPPPSRWKPGQKPWKPSYIHIQEIKAKVSSSSSTEQTVTSVTEKAQTSVKPKCLPGDSESHIPAGRSHSRSSRSKSCSRSYSRSKSKSYSRSRSRSPHQYNSRSSSISKPDSENSQKTCINKKSSLDKEWKEYYSSLRRIKNLDKYISLPSSQDAQSASEKEHSPDISVSGRSGSLEKGGSQDQETKHYSSMLPESFNSKSEWDSDSDKVGQSNSAKQKQADQSSKSLDKKVSAPTGWNSESDSENITARTLAVSEKEEGEASSESEYETIRKTSEAVTELQRKIAAASGQPKESGEKAAEPEKHKSKKKAKRKHKHKRRSENKSGSHHRKDKGKRLKRQHQKLKETFHWQPPLEFGEEEEEDESKREKYSPGRVVKERPGVGIMSKKLTSEKEQPQQSAKECINKNPKHTEPHLQSSNRNGANLSKEQESLDDMEICTPEHDAEIVEPLHTLDAYYNSPELTLKSTSKSSDMASGDHALPPSKEQPSVTSTTTAGLQEEAATGQPVGTVIHFKWRPLKGMSALQNLNVPPVTTKNIQLQENQTPNQQGVRMEIKSKSRVRPGSLFDEVRKTARLYQRPRNQESSSEERSTSVGNTRGTSRTRSQKKSRSVSSHRSRSRGWSHSYSRSRSRSRSSSSSTRSRSRSRRRRGRGRSRSRSSTYRSYRSHSRTYSRSHSRSRSHHRRRRSRTNSSDSYSSRSASRRRGRRRSDSYRSSDRRSRSYRSSSRSSSRSRSHSRSSRYS; encoded by the exons ATGGGGGTGAAAGACCGCCCTCAGTGTTACTTCGATGTGGAGCTCAACCGGGAGCCAG TTGGGCGCATAGTCTTTCAACTGTTTTCGGATGTTTGTCCCAAGACAAGCAAAAactttctgtgtttgtgcactG GTGAAAAGGGAACTGGCAAAATCACAGGGAAAAACCTGTGCTACAAAGGCTCCACATTTCACAGAGTTGTAAAGAACTTTATGGTCCAGGGAGGCGACTTCACCGAAG GaaatggaagaggaggagagtcCATTTacggtggctactttgaag ATGAGAACTTCACTCTCAAACACGACAGAGCCTTCCTGTTGTCGATGGCCAATCGTGGGAAGGACACCAACGGTTCACAGTTTTTCAT CACGACCAGAACAGCACCTCATCTCGATGG AGTCCATGTCGTCTTTGGTCTGGTGATCTCCGGCTTTGAAGTGATAAAGAAGGTCGAGGGGCTGAAGACTGATTCAGCCAGCAGACCCTACGCTGATGTGAGAGTGATAGACTGCGGACAACTTATCACCAAGTCTGCTAATGATG TTCTTGAAGGCAAGAGGAAAAGAACCTCCGATTCTTCGGACTCGTCCCTCGATTCCCATGACTCGTCCTCTCAGTTCTCCTCTTCAGTGGGATCTGAAAATGAATTGGatgaaaagcaaaaacatcACAAGCACAAGGGACATGCAAAGAGTAAACAgtctaaaaagaaaaggagggaatcaaagaaggagaaaaacattGATGTTCTGccaag CTCTCACAGTCCTGTGGAAAGAGAGATGATGCAGGGAGACAATGAAGTGGAAGAAGAGAGGGAGCAgagtgggaggagagagaagccGGTAGTCCGACCAGAGGAAATCCCTCCGGTGCCAGAGAATCGCTTCTTGCTGCGACGGGACATGCCATCTCAGGAAGATAAAACAGAGAT agttgaaaaagaagaaacatcTCTTGCAACTGACCAGAAACCATCAGTCTCTAAGTCTGGACGGAAGATTAAAGGCAGAGGAACAATG CGATATCACACCCCCACAAGGTCTAAGTCACGCTCTGCATCTGTGGAAGAACGTGGTAGCAGTGAAACTCCGCCACACTGGAAAGAAGAGATGAAGCGAACCAAAGTTTATCAACCCCCGAGCATCGAGAGGTGGAGCAAAGGAGACAA ATGGGAGGACAGAAGTGACTCTGCATGGTCCCGGTCTGCAGAACACTCCTCAGACCGCAGCTCTGAGAGATCCAGCCTGCATCGCCAAcacaagaaagagaagaagaaagccaAACACAAGAAGAAAGCCAAAAAACGGAAGCATGGCAAGAAGAAGAGCTCTAAGAACAAGCCACAAATGCCTCGTCTGTCAGTGGGTAAAAGGTCAGTGTCTTCAGAACGAAAGTCCAGAAGATCCCGCTCTCTATCACGCTCCTCTTCAAATCAGCATCATTCGTCAACTCTGAGGAGACGGCGGTCCTCTTTGTCTTTCAGAGACTCGCGGTCCTACTCTAGGTCTTACACATCCAGTCAGTCCAGATCTAGAGGGAGGTCCAGGTCGTATTCAAGATCCAGAAGCCTTTCTAGGTCTAGAAGTCGGTCTTTGTCTAGATCCAGATCTCAGTCCTATTCTCGATCCCGGTCTAGATCTAGGTACAGATCTAGGTCTTTGTCTCCACCCAGAAAGAAGAGTCCATCCAGATcccaaagaaagaggaaagccAGCAAGCCCAATGCGGACGCCATGATGTCTGAGAAACTTCCAGAGAGCAAAGTCAAACCTGTCCATAGACTATCGAGTGTCCCAACTCCTGACAGTGTCCCTGTGATCCCAATGAGCGACAGTCCCCCACCCTCACGCTGGAAACCCGGTCAAAAGCCCTGGAAACCCTCTTACATCCACATTCAGGAGATTAAAGCTAAAGTATCTTCTAGCTCCTCTACTGAACAAACAGTAACTAGTGTTACAGAAAAAGCTCAGACTTCTGTTAAACCAAAGTGTCTGCCAGGTGACTCTGAAAGCCACATACCGGCAGGGCGCTCACACAGCAGGTCCTCCAGAAGCAAGTCCTGCAGTCGCTCATACAGCCGCTCAAAGAGCAAAAGTTACAGTAGGTCCAGGTCCAGATCCCCTCATCAGTATAATAGCAGGTCTTCCTCCATCAGCAAACCAGACTCTGAAAACAGCCAGAAAACATGTATCAACAAGAAGAGTTCACTAGACAAGGAATGGAAAGAGTATTACAGCTCTCTGAGGAGGATAAAAAATTTAGACAAGTACATTTCACTCCCCAGCAGTCAAGATGCTCAGTCAGCATCAGAGAAAGAGCATAGTCCTGATATCAGTGTCTCAGGGAGAAGTGGCTCGTTGGAGAAAGGCGGCTCACAGGATCAAGAGACAAAGCATTACAGCTCAATGCTGCCGGAGAGCTTTAATAGCAAGTCTGAATGGGATAGTGACAGTGATAAAGTGGGCCAAAGCAACAGTGCAAAGCAAAAACAAGCTGATCAGTCCAGTAAATCTCTTGACAAGAAGGTGTCTGCTCCTACTGGATGGAATTCAGAAAGTGATTCTGAAAATATAACCGCCAGGACATTGGCCGTATctgaaaaagaggaaggggaggCTAGTTCAGAATCAGAATATGAGACTATCAGAAAGACGTCTGAGGCAGTGACTGAGCTGCAACGCAAAATTGCTGCTGCTTCTGGTCAGCCAAAGGAAAGTGGGGAAAAGGCCGCAGAGCCAGAGAAGCACAAGAGCAAGAAGAAGGCCAAACGTAAGCATAAACACAAGAGAAGAAGTGAGAACAAAAGCGGTTCCCATCACAGGAAGGACAAAGGAAAGAGATTGAAGAGACAACATCAGAAGCTCAAAGAGACATTTCACTGGCAGCCTCCTTTAGAGTTcggggaggaggaagaagaggatgaaTCAAAACGAGAGAAATATAGTCCTGGTAGAGTTGTCAAAGAAAGGCCTGGTGTAGGCATTATGAGTAAAAAATTAACTAGCGAAAAAGAGCAGCCACAACAGAGTGCAAAAGAATGTATtaacaaaaacccaaaacacactGAACCTCATCTTCAGTCATCCAACAGGAACGGTGCTAATTTATCCAAAGAACAAGAGTCCTTAGATGATATGGAGATTTGTACCCCAGAGCATGATGCTGAAATTGTAGAACCTCTACACACACTGGATGCTTATTATAACTCCCCTGAATTAACACTAAAATCTACCTCAAAGTCTTCAGATATGGCAAGTGGAGATCATGCTTTACCTCCTAGCAAAGAACAGCCATCTGTAACCTCCACAACAACAGCTGGACTTCAAGAAGAAGCAGCCACTGGCCAACCTGTTGGCActgtaattcattttaaatggaGGCCTTTAAAGGGAATGTCAGCTCTTCAGAACCTGAATGTGCCGCCCGTCACCACAAAAAACATCCAACTTCAAGAGAACCAGACCCCCAATCAGCAGGGAGTGAGAATGGAGATAAAAAGCAAAAGCCGAGTCCGACCGGGATCTCTGTTTGATGAGGTTCGTAAGACCGCACGGCTCTACCAGAGGCCGAGGAACCAGGAGAGCTCCAGCGAGGAGAGATCCACCTCTGTGGGAAATACACGGGGAACGTCACGCACACGGTCCCAGAAGAAGTCGCGCTCCGTTTCAAGTCACCGGTCCCGCTCCAGAGGCTGGTCACATTCCTACAGCCGGTCCAGGAGTAGGTCCCGCAGCTCCAGCTCCTCTACCAG GAGTCGTAGCAGGAGTCGGAGGAGACGTGGAAGAGGACGGTCGCGCTCTCGTAGCAGCACATATCGAAGTTACAGGAGTCACAG TCGGACGTACAGTAGAAGTCATTCCAGAAGTCGCTCCCATCATCGCCGTCGGAGATCCAG GACCAACTCCTCCGACAGTTACTCCAGTCGGAGTGCGAGCAGGAGACGAGGACGCAGACGAAGTGACAGCTACAGGAGCTCGGACCGCCGATCCCG GTCGTACCGCTCATCCAGCCGCAGTTCTTCCAGGAGCAGAAGTCACAGTCGCAGCAGTCGGTACAGTTGA
- the nktr gene encoding NK-tumor recognition protein isoform X1 — MGVKDRPQCYFDVELNREPVGRIVFQLFSDVCPKTSKNFLCLCTGEKGTGKITGKNLCYKGSTFHRVVKNFMVQGGDFTEGNGRGGESIYGGYFEDENFTLKHDRAFLLSMANRGKDTNGSQFFITTRTAPHLDGVHVVFGLVISGFEVIKKVEGLKTDSASRPYADVRVIDCGQLITKSANDVLEGKRKRTSDSSDSSLDSHDSSSQFSSSVGSENELDEKQKHHKHKGHAKSKQSKKKRRESKKEKNIDVLPSSHSPVEREMMQGDNEVEEEREQSGRREKPVVRPEEIPPVPENRFLLRRDMPSQEDKTEIVEKEETSLATDQKPSVSKSGRKIKGRGTMRYHTPTRSKSRSASVEERGSSETPPHWKEEMKRTKVYQPPSIERWSKGDKLNDHSSCRWEDRSDSAWSRSAEHSSDRSSERSSLHRQHKKEKKKAKHKKKAKKRKHGKKKSSKNKPQMPRLSVGKRSVSSERKSRRSRSLSRSSSNQHHSSTLRRRRSSLSFRDSRSYSRSYTSSQSRSRGRSRSYSRSRSLSRSRSRSLSRSRSQSYSRSRSRSRYRSRSLSPPRKKSPSRSQRKRKASKPNADAMMSEKLPESKVKPVHRLSSVPTPDSVPVIPMSDSPPPSRWKPGQKPWKPSYIHIQEIKAKVSSSSSTEQTVTSVTEKAQTSVKPKCLPGDSESHIPAGRSHSRSSRSKSCSRSYSRSKSKSYSRSRSRSPHQYNSRSSSISKPDSENSQKTCINKKSSLDKEWKEYYSSLRRIKNLDKYISLPSSQDAQSASEKEHSPDISVSGRSGSLEKGGSQDQETKHYSSMLPESFNSKSEWDSDSDKVGQSNSAKQKQADQSSKSLDKKVSAPTGWNSESDSENITARTLAVSEKEEGEASSESEYETIRKTSEAVTELQRKIAAASGQPKESGEKAAEPEKHKSKKKAKRKHKHKRRSENKSGSHHRKDKGKRLKRQHQKLKETFHWQPPLEFGEEEEEDESKREKYSPGRVVKERPGVGIMSKKLTSEKEQPQQSAKECINKNPKHTEPHLQSSNRNGANLSKEQESLDDMEICTPEHDAEIVEPLHTLDAYYNSPELTLKSTSKSSDMASGDHALPPSKEQPSVTSTTTAGLQEEAATGQPVGTVIHFKWRPLKGMSALQNLNVPPVTTKNIQLQENQTPNQQGVRMEIKSKSRVRPGSLFDEVRKTARLYQRPRNQESSSEERSTSVGNTRGTSRTRSQKKSRSVSSHRSRSRGWSHSYSRSRSRSRSSSSSTRSRSRSRRRRGRGRSRSRSSTYRSYRSHSRTYSRSHSRSRSHHRRRRSRTNSSDSYSSRSASRRRGRRRSDSYRSSDRRSRSYRSSSRSSSRSRSHSRSSRYS; from the exons ATGGGGGTGAAAGACCGCCCTCAGTGTTACTTCGATGTGGAGCTCAACCGGGAGCCAG TTGGGCGCATAGTCTTTCAACTGTTTTCGGATGTTTGTCCCAAGACAAGCAAAAactttctgtgtttgtgcactG GTGAAAAGGGAACTGGCAAAATCACAGGGAAAAACCTGTGCTACAAAGGCTCCACATTTCACAGAGTTGTAAAGAACTTTATGGTCCAGGGAGGCGACTTCACCGAAG GaaatggaagaggaggagagtcCATTTacggtggctactttgaag ATGAGAACTTCACTCTCAAACACGACAGAGCCTTCCTGTTGTCGATGGCCAATCGTGGGAAGGACACCAACGGTTCACAGTTTTTCAT CACGACCAGAACAGCACCTCATCTCGATGG AGTCCATGTCGTCTTTGGTCTGGTGATCTCCGGCTTTGAAGTGATAAAGAAGGTCGAGGGGCTGAAGACTGATTCAGCCAGCAGACCCTACGCTGATGTGAGAGTGATAGACTGCGGACAACTTATCACCAAGTCTGCTAATGATG TTCTTGAAGGCAAGAGGAAAAGAACCTCCGATTCTTCGGACTCGTCCCTCGATTCCCATGACTCGTCCTCTCAGTTCTCCTCTTCAGTGGGATCTGAAAATGAATTGGatgaaaagcaaaaacatcACAAGCACAAGGGACATGCAAAGAGTAAACAgtctaaaaagaaaaggagggaatcaaagaaggagaaaaacattGATGTTCTGccaag CTCTCACAGTCCTGTGGAAAGAGAGATGATGCAGGGAGACAATGAAGTGGAAGAAGAGAGGGAGCAgagtgggaggagagagaagccGGTAGTCCGACCAGAGGAAATCCCTCCGGTGCCAGAGAATCGCTTCTTGCTGCGACGGGACATGCCATCTCAGGAAGATAAAACAGAGAT agttgaaaaagaagaaacatcTCTTGCAACTGACCAGAAACCATCAGTCTCTAAGTCTGGACGGAAGATTAAAGGCAGAGGAACAATG CGATATCACACCCCCACAAGGTCTAAGTCACGCTCTGCATCTGTGGAAGAACGTGGTAGCAGTGAAACTCCGCCACACTGGAAAGAAGAGATGAAGCGAACCAAAGTTTATCAACCCCCGAGCATCGAGAGGTGGAGCAAAGGAGACAA ATTGAATGACCATTCCTCATGCAGATGGGAGGACAGAAGTGACTCTGCATGGTCCCGGTCTGCAGAACACTCCTCAGACCGCAGCTCTGAGAGATCCAGCCTGCATCGCCAAcacaagaaagagaagaagaaagccaAACACAAGAAGAAAGCCAAAAAACGGAAGCATGGCAAGAAGAAGAGCTCTAAGAACAAGCCACAAATGCCTCGTCTGTCAGTGGGTAAAAGGTCAGTGTCTTCAGAACGAAAGTCCAGAAGATCCCGCTCTCTATCACGCTCCTCTTCAAATCAGCATCATTCGTCAACTCTGAGGAGACGGCGGTCCTCTTTGTCTTTCAGAGACTCGCGGTCCTACTCTAGGTCTTACACATCCAGTCAGTCCAGATCTAGAGGGAGGTCCAGGTCGTATTCAAGATCCAGAAGCCTTTCTAGGTCTAGAAGTCGGTCTTTGTCTAGATCCAGATCTCAGTCCTATTCTCGATCCCGGTCTAGATCTAGGTACAGATCTAGGTCTTTGTCTCCACCCAGAAAGAAGAGTCCATCCAGATcccaaagaaagaggaaagccAGCAAGCCCAATGCGGACGCCATGATGTCTGAGAAACTTCCAGAGAGCAAAGTCAAACCTGTCCATAGACTATCGAGTGTCCCAACTCCTGACAGTGTCCCTGTGATCCCAATGAGCGACAGTCCCCCACCCTCACGCTGGAAACCCGGTCAAAAGCCCTGGAAACCCTCTTACATCCACATTCAGGAGATTAAAGCTAAAGTATCTTCTAGCTCCTCTACTGAACAAACAGTAACTAGTGTTACAGAAAAAGCTCAGACTTCTGTTAAACCAAAGTGTCTGCCAGGTGACTCTGAAAGCCACATACCGGCAGGGCGCTCACACAGCAGGTCCTCCAGAAGCAAGTCCTGCAGTCGCTCATACAGCCGCTCAAAGAGCAAAAGTTACAGTAGGTCCAGGTCCAGATCCCCTCATCAGTATAATAGCAGGTCTTCCTCCATCAGCAAACCAGACTCTGAAAACAGCCAGAAAACATGTATCAACAAGAAGAGTTCACTAGACAAGGAATGGAAAGAGTATTACAGCTCTCTGAGGAGGATAAAAAATTTAGACAAGTACATTTCACTCCCCAGCAGTCAAGATGCTCAGTCAGCATCAGAGAAAGAGCATAGTCCTGATATCAGTGTCTCAGGGAGAAGTGGCTCGTTGGAGAAAGGCGGCTCACAGGATCAAGAGACAAAGCATTACAGCTCAATGCTGCCGGAGAGCTTTAATAGCAAGTCTGAATGGGATAGTGACAGTGATAAAGTGGGCCAAAGCAACAGTGCAAAGCAAAAACAAGCTGATCAGTCCAGTAAATCTCTTGACAAGAAGGTGTCTGCTCCTACTGGATGGAATTCAGAAAGTGATTCTGAAAATATAACCGCCAGGACATTGGCCGTATctgaaaaagaggaaggggaggCTAGTTCAGAATCAGAATATGAGACTATCAGAAAGACGTCTGAGGCAGTGACTGAGCTGCAACGCAAAATTGCTGCTGCTTCTGGTCAGCCAAAGGAAAGTGGGGAAAAGGCCGCAGAGCCAGAGAAGCACAAGAGCAAGAAGAAGGCCAAACGTAAGCATAAACACAAGAGAAGAAGTGAGAACAAAAGCGGTTCCCATCACAGGAAGGACAAAGGAAAGAGATTGAAGAGACAACATCAGAAGCTCAAAGAGACATTTCACTGGCAGCCTCCTTTAGAGTTcggggaggaggaagaagaggatgaaTCAAAACGAGAGAAATATAGTCCTGGTAGAGTTGTCAAAGAAAGGCCTGGTGTAGGCATTATGAGTAAAAAATTAACTAGCGAAAAAGAGCAGCCACAACAGAGTGCAAAAGAATGTATtaacaaaaacccaaaacacactGAACCTCATCTTCAGTCATCCAACAGGAACGGTGCTAATTTATCCAAAGAACAAGAGTCCTTAGATGATATGGAGATTTGTACCCCAGAGCATGATGCTGAAATTGTAGAACCTCTACACACACTGGATGCTTATTATAACTCCCCTGAATTAACACTAAAATCTACCTCAAAGTCTTCAGATATGGCAAGTGGAGATCATGCTTTACCTCCTAGCAAAGAACAGCCATCTGTAACCTCCACAACAACAGCTGGACTTCAAGAAGAAGCAGCCACTGGCCAACCTGTTGGCActgtaattcattttaaatggaGGCCTTTAAAGGGAATGTCAGCTCTTCAGAACCTGAATGTGCCGCCCGTCACCACAAAAAACATCCAACTTCAAGAGAACCAGACCCCCAATCAGCAGGGAGTGAGAATGGAGATAAAAAGCAAAAGCCGAGTCCGACCGGGATCTCTGTTTGATGAGGTTCGTAAGACCGCACGGCTCTACCAGAGGCCGAGGAACCAGGAGAGCTCCAGCGAGGAGAGATCCACCTCTGTGGGAAATACACGGGGAACGTCACGCACACGGTCCCAGAAGAAGTCGCGCTCCGTTTCAAGTCACCGGTCCCGCTCCAGAGGCTGGTCACATTCCTACAGCCGGTCCAGGAGTAGGTCCCGCAGCTCCAGCTCCTCTACCAG GAGTCGTAGCAGGAGTCGGAGGAGACGTGGAAGAGGACGGTCGCGCTCTCGTAGCAGCACATATCGAAGTTACAGGAGTCACAG TCGGACGTACAGTAGAAGTCATTCCAGAAGTCGCTCCCATCATCGCCGTCGGAGATCCAG GACCAACTCCTCCGACAGTTACTCCAGTCGGAGTGCGAGCAGGAGACGAGGACGCAGACGAAGTGACAGCTACAGGAGCTCGGACCGCCGATCCCG GTCGTACCGCTCATCCAGCCGCAGTTCTTCCAGGAGCAGAAGTCACAGTCGCAGCAGTCGGTACAGTTGA